Proteins co-encoded in one Candidatus Korarchaeota archaeon NZ13-K genomic window:
- a CDS encoding 4Fe-4S dicluster domain-containing protein — protein sequence MSSQLLGWRDLPIGAVAFLSSKEYPTGEWAVFQPKIDEKKCIKCGLCWMYCPDGAYRWDGESVPVPDLDHCKGCGICEVECPTKAIQMVRV from the coding sequence ATGAGCTCCCAACTCTTGGGGTGGAGGGATCTCCCCATAGGGGCCGTGGCTTTCCTGAGCAGCAAGGAGTATCCCACCGGTGAGTGGGCCGTCTTCCAGCCCAAGATAGATGAGAAGAAGTGCATCAAGTGTGGCTTATGTTGGATGTATTGCCCTGATGGCGCTTACAGGTGGGACGGTGAGAGCGTTCCGGTACCCGATTTAGATCACTGCAAGGGCTGCGGGATCTGTGAGGTCGAGTGTCCAACGAAAGCCATTCAGATGGTGAGGGTCTGA
- a CDS encoding pyruvate synthase, translated as MMEIRWHGRGGQGVWSGSAVLAYAAIKAGKYAQSFPQFGPERLGGPVTAFNRIDDKPIVERGPIYEPDVVIVIDPSLVKPRYVSSLIEGLKPGGKFLANSEEEPSSLRSQLGLPDRFEIWSVDATTIALEEIGRASPNTTMLGLLLAATDLLPVEYLEEGIRWRWPGEVGQKNINAMRRAIKESRVDRAREVIRA; from the coding sequence TTGATGGAGATAAGATGGCATGGGAGAGGGGGTCAGGGGGTCTGGAGCGGCTCCGCGGTCCTCGCTTACGCTGCAATAAAGGCTGGCAAGTACGCGCAATCCTTCCCTCAGTTCGGACCCGAGAGGCTGGGAGGACCCGTGACGGCATTCAACAGGATAGATGATAAGCCCATAGTGGAGAGGGGTCCCATCTATGAACCCGATGTCGTCATAGTGATAGACCCCAGCCTAGTGAAGCCCAGGTATGTTTCATCGCTTATCGAGGGATTGAAGCCCGGTGGTAAGTTCCTAGCCAACTCCGAGGAGGAACCCTCCTCTCTAAGATCTCAGCTGGGCCTACCGGACAGGTTCGAGATCTGGAGCGTCGATGCGACGACGATAGCCCTTGAGGAGATCGGGAGGGCATCCCCCAACACGACCATGCTAGGCCTGCTCCTAGCAGCGACAGACCTACTGCCTGTGGAGTACTTGGAGGAGGGAATAAGGTGGAGATGGCCAGGGGAGGTGGGTCAGAAGAACATAAACGCCATGAGAAGGGCTATTAAGGAGTCGAGGGTGGATCGCGCGAGGGAGGTGATTAGAGCATGA
- the surE gene encoding 5'/3'-nucleotidase SurE: MESEILLTNDDGIHSASFRAFWIALLEEKVGKVTAVVPEHEMSAAGKGITLHKPLRIRKLAVRVGNFGYREAYIISGTPGDAVTVALKFIMNSTPEVVVSGINVGDNITLDNIFTSGTIAAALQAAIAGIRSAAFSVEVPGGQLSRPVERFKIQARIAAEITDWMIRRGLPEGVDLLNVNFPYRISVDTPVRVTRLGRVKYENYVLERIDTRGNPYYWLGGNPVPVSERDRGTDLYALTVERAVSITPISLDMSVSIIDCEDLIRKRREALEELQQLADDLMDLLKEISDIQKG, translated from the coding sequence ATGGAGAGTGAAATACTACTCACAAACGATGACGGCATACACTCAGCATCTTTCAGGGCCTTCTGGATAGCGCTACTAGAGGAAAAAGTCGGTAAGGTGACGGCAGTAGTACCGGAGCATGAGATGAGCGCCGCGGGCAAGGGGATAACCCTTCACAAGCCTCTCAGGATTAGGAAGCTAGCGGTCAGGGTGGGAAACTTCGGTTACAGGGAGGCCTACATCATTAGCGGGACGCCCGGGGATGCGGTCACGGTCGCTCTCAAGTTCATAATGAACTCAACACCGGAGGTCGTGGTCTCCGGAATAAACGTGGGCGACAACATAACCTTGGATAACATATTCACCAGCGGCACTATAGCGGCGGCCCTCCAGGCAGCGATCGCGGGCATAAGATCCGCGGCCTTCAGCGTTGAGGTGCCTGGGGGGCAGCTGAGCAGACCCGTTGAGAGGTTCAAGATACAGGCCAGGATAGCGGCTGAGATAACGGACTGGATGATCAGGAGGGGACTGCCCGAGGGGGTTGACCTGCTCAACGTGAACTTCCCCTACAGGATATCGGTGGACACCCCCGTGAGGGTGACCAGGCTGGGCAGGGTCAAGTACGAGAATTACGTGCTCGAGAGGATCGATACGAGGGGAAATCCGTACTATTGGCTGGGAGGGAACCCGGTCCCTGTGTCGGAAAGGGACAGGGGGACTGATCTATATGCACTGACCGTGGAGAGGGCCGTCTCGATAACCCCAATATCCTTAGATATGAGCGTCAGCATAATCGACTGCGAGGACCTGATCAGAAAGAGGAGAGAAGCCCTAGAAGAGCTTCAGCAGCTGGCGGATGATCTGATGGATTTATTGAAGGAGATATCAGACATTCAGAAGGGTTAG
- a CDS encoding DUF296 domain-containing protein: MVRLRTFGLRNIHVLRVDEGEEVVKEILRACEERGIRSAILVGLGLLSRSKIAFFDPATQSYRTMEIDEPLELASLIGNISLKDGKPFAHIHVVIGDERRTLAGHLVEGYVGGTVEVAIFELEGELLRDIVRGGLTLLNV; encoded by the coding sequence GTGGTTAGGTTGAGGACCTTCGGGCTGAGGAATATCCACGTGCTCAGGGTCGATGAGGGGGAGGAGGTAGTGAAGGAGATACTCCGCGCTTGTGAGGAGAGAGGCATCAGAAGCGCAATCCTAGTGGGCCTGGGTTTGCTCTCAAGGAGCAAGATAGCGTTCTTCGATCCAGCCACCCAGAGCTACAGGACGATGGAGATAGATGAGCCCCTAGAGCTGGCCTCGTTGATCGGAAACATCAGCCTCAAGGATGGCAAGCCCTTCGCCCACATACACGTCGTTATTGGGGATGAGAGGAGAACTCTGGCCGGTCATCTCGTCGAGGGATACGTCGGAGGGACCGTTGAGGTTGCTATATTCGAGCTTGAGGGAGAACTCTTGAGGGATATAGTTAGAGGCGGCCTAACCCTTCTGAATGTCTGA
- a CDS encoding prohibitin family protein has product MVPRRGDDEIPVYAPEIPIRGRPSARILIAAFLVLIFLLISYLSVYVVDLGYAAVTVDPLTGQISDPIVGPRIALKMPWQSLKKIYVASDALHMWTDVNATTYGYGGAIGDYPAVETLTKDGLQAWVDLTVRWHVSPSSVPTIVRNYPAIDYKDKLLVPSIRQVCRNIISNYEAAEVPLVRGRIGAEIFEALQSSLSRDPTTGGGIIIDEVYVRNIRLPPEFLKAIQDKLTSQQRMIAAYFERNRTLVLANASATAKILEAEGEARARLILANTTAKIVEILVSKGAKPEEIATLIVYMEGLKDVSKSNATVIITGGGSAPIIYPVRGGG; this is encoded by the coding sequence ATCGTGCCCAGGAGAGGTGATGATGAGATACCTGTCTACGCCCCGGAGATACCGATCAGGGGCAGACCTAGTGCTAGAATATTGATCGCTGCCTTCCTCGTGCTGATCTTCCTCTTGATCTCATATCTCAGCGTATACGTTGTCGATCTAGGATACGCGGCCGTGACAGTGGATCCCCTGACGGGCCAGATATCCGACCCCATAGTAGGCCCGAGGATAGCCCTCAAGATGCCCTGGCAATCGTTGAAGAAGATCTATGTGGCCAGCGATGCTCTACACATGTGGACGGATGTTAACGCGACCACGTACGGCTATGGAGGTGCTATAGGTGACTATCCGGCCGTTGAGACCCTTACCAAGGATGGTCTTCAGGCTTGGGTGGACCTGACGGTGAGGTGGCACGTGTCCCCGAGCTCCGTGCCCACGATAGTGAGGAACTACCCCGCGATTGATTATAAGGATAAGCTTCTGGTGCCTTCGATAAGGCAGGTCTGTAGGAACATAATCTCCAACTATGAAGCCGCTGAGGTTCCCCTGGTAAGGGGAAGAATAGGCGCGGAGATCTTCGAGGCGTTACAATCCTCATTGAGCAGGGATCCGACGACGGGAGGGGGGATAATAATAGATGAGGTCTACGTGAGGAACATAAGGTTGCCTCCTGAGTTCCTCAAGGCCATACAGGATAAGCTGACATCTCAGCAGAGGATGATAGCGGCTTACTTCGAGAGGAACAGGACCCTCGTACTGGCCAATGCGAGCGCCACTGCTAAGATACTCGAGGCCGAGGGGGAGGCTAGAGCAAGGTTAATATTGGCGAACACTACTGCCAAAATTGTTGAGATTTTGGTAAGTAAAGGGGCTAAGCCGGAGGAAATAGCAACGCTCATAGTCTATATGGAGGGATTGAAGGACGTGTCCAAGTCGAACGCCACAGTGATAATAACGGGTGGGGGGAGCGCACCCATAATCTACCCGGTCCGAGGAGGTGGTTAG
- a CDS encoding DUF354 domain-containing protein, with the protein MRIWLDVTTPKQARLMSSIARSIGADYVITVKDYPESVELLRKLGVNFLQIGKYSSRNLMEKLIYYADRVKLLTEFVTQYEPDFLISLSSPEAIRVAYGLSIRSITMNDSPHSYHVGRLTLPLSWRVIYPAAIPKDEMIKLGASEDSLIPYNGVDEIAWVKDHLEGGISANREFKVFIRPEESGASYMLGREGFSLKLIGVILECGADVVVKPRYGEQARVIREIYGDRVTVLESAVDTLDLFRRVAMVVTGGGTMARESALLGTPSLCIFPLNTKLYVNDYLRDMGFPIWRASSYEEAVSIVRTILRDPDSYVRDTRSLLRNLEDPREIVKSVVASG; encoded by the coding sequence ATGAGAATCTGGCTGGATGTGACGACACCGAAGCAAGCGAGGCTTATGTCGTCGATAGCGAGAAGCATAGGAGCAGACTACGTGATCACCGTGAAGGACTATCCTGAGTCCGTGGAGCTGCTCAGGAAACTCGGCGTCAATTTCCTCCAAATAGGGAAATATTCCTCAAGAAATTTGATGGAGAAGCTAATCTATTATGCTGATAGAGTGAAGCTTCTCACAGAATTTGTCACACAGTACGAGCCAGATTTCCTGATATCTCTCTCATCACCGGAGGCCATCAGGGTGGCCTACGGTCTCTCGATAAGGTCCATCACGATGAACGATTCCCCTCACTCCTATCATGTCGGTAGACTCACCCTCCCACTCTCCTGGAGGGTAATTTATCCTGCAGCGATTCCAAAGGATGAGATGATAAAGCTTGGCGCCTCTGAGGATTCCCTCATCCCTTACAATGGAGTGGACGAGATAGCATGGGTGAAGGATCACTTGGAAGGCGGAATTAGCGCTAATAGAGAGTTCAAGGTCTTCATCAGGCCGGAGGAAAGCGGCGCCTCTTACATGCTGGGCAGGGAGGGCTTCTCCCTTAAGCTCATAGGGGTCATTTTGGAGTGCGGAGCCGATGTGGTAGTGAAGCCGAGGTATGGGGAGCAGGCCAGGGTCATAAGGGAGATCTATGGTGATAGGGTGACCGTGTTGGAGAGCGCTGTAGATACCTTGGATCTATTCAGGAGGGTCGCCATGGTCGTGACCGGAGGGGGCACCATGGCGAGGGAATCGGCCCTCTTGGGCACACCTTCCCTATGCATCTTCCCACTGAATACAAAGCTATACGTCAATGACTACTTGAGGGACATGGGCTTCCCTATATGGAGAGCGAGCTCCTATGAGGAGGCCGTGAGCATAGTGAGGACCATCCTGAGGGATCCCGACTCCTACGTAAGGGATACGAGATCCCTGCTGAGGAACCTAGAGGATCCCAGGGAGATCGTGAAGAGTGTGGTGGCGAGCGGCTAG
- a CDS encoding PadR family transcriptional regulator, protein MQRLEEKLTKENLWIYVLSILKERPAYPYEISELIEKRFGWKPARVTAYMVMRSLRSKGYVKVSVRRGEDTGKMRNYYEITESGVKLLEKGLQFLERTLESLKGEGKG, encoded by the coding sequence CTGCAGAGGCTAGAGGAGAAACTCACGAAGGAGAACCTCTGGATATACGTTCTCTCGATACTCAAGGAGAGGCCCGCCTATCCTTATGAGATATCGGAGCTCATAGAGAAGAGGTTCGGCTGGAAACCGGCCAGGGTGACCGCTTACATGGTGATGAGATCCCTCAGAAGTAAGGGATATGTGAAAGTTTCTGTTAGGAGAGGGGAGGACACGGGGAAAATGAGGAACTATTATGAGATAACGGAGTCCGGAGTGAAGCTCCTCGAAAAGGGCCTCCAGTTCCTAGAGAGGACTCTGGAATCCCTCAAAGGAGAGGGTAAAGGATGA
- the apgM gene encoding 2,3-bisphosphoglycerate-independent phosphoglycerate mutase produces the protein MRRVLLLIIDGIGDRPCPSLRWLTPLQAADIPNMDLMAAKGILGMMHPIAPGVPPGSDSGHLSIFGYDLEREYPGRGAFEALSEGIEWEGITFRANFATVREENGKLIVVDRRAGRIDGEDASSLASELREVHLLNGEVKARFIHTLEHRGFLLLQGEGLSSRVTDVDPHEEGYYVLEPKPIEESAARTAEAVKEFLRVSYEILRDHEVNRRRVVEGKRPANFILLRGASGPVKLEPFSARWGFRPAAVAAGPMYKGIARALGFEVFHPQGATGLPNSDFSAKVSKALDLLDEFDFVYVHMKGTDVASHNRDPELKVKVLERIDTAMEPLTDPPEDLLIVVTGDHATPCSLGKHSGDPVPVLFYGKGLPRDDSSNFHELDAQVGGLGWFSGSSMMQLILNYSDRALEYGLRPLPEARAFIPKMEMLSPLLF, from the coding sequence ATGAGGAGGGTGCTCCTTCTCATAATAGACGGGATAGGAGATAGACCATGCCCCTCCTTGAGGTGGTTGACGCCTTTACAGGCCGCTGACATCCCCAACATGGATCTAATGGCGGCGAAGGGCATCTTGGGCATGATGCATCCGATAGCCCCGGGAGTCCCGCCCGGTAGCGACTCGGGCCACCTGTCAATATTCGGCTACGATCTGGAGAGGGAGTATCCAGGCAGGGGGGCTTTCGAGGCCCTGAGCGAGGGCATAGAGTGGGAGGGGATAACCTTCAGAGCGAATTTCGCGACAGTCAGGGAGGAAAACGGAAAGCTCATTGTTGTTGATAGGAGGGCAGGGAGGATAGATGGAGAGGACGCCTCATCACTGGCCTCGGAGCTCAGGGAGGTGCATCTCCTCAATGGGGAAGTCAAGGCGAGATTCATCCATACTTTAGAGCATAGGGGCTTCCTTCTGCTCCAGGGTGAGGGCTTATCCAGTCGTGTGACTGACGTAGATCCCCACGAGGAGGGCTACTACGTACTGGAGCCTAAACCCATTGAGGAGAGTGCTGCGAGGACTGCAGAGGCCGTCAAGGAGTTCCTGAGGGTATCTTACGAGATACTGAGGGATCACGAGGTTAACAGGAGGAGGGTGGTCGAGGGCAAGAGGCCGGCCAATTTCATCCTTCTCAGGGGGGCCTCCGGCCCCGTGAAGCTTGAGCCCTTCTCAGCTAGGTGGGGGTTCAGACCCGCTGCCGTGGCCGCGGGCCCCATGTACAAGGGCATAGCCAGGGCGTTGGGATTCGAGGTTTTCCATCCCCAAGGAGCGACGGGTCTGCCAAACTCCGACTTCTCCGCCAAAGTGAGTAAAGCCCTAGACCTACTGGATGAATTCGATTTCGTTTACGTCCACATGAAGGGTACGGATGTGGCCTCTCACAACAGGGATCCCGAGCTTAAGGTTAAGGTCTTGGAGAGAATAGATACAGCGATGGAGCCCCTGACGGACCCGCCTGAGGATCTACTTATCGTCGTGACAGGTGATCACGCGACCCCCTGCTCCTTGGGTAAGCACTCAGGAGACCCCGTGCCCGTGCTGTTCTACGGTAAGGGTCTCCCCAGGGACGACTCATCGAACTTCCACGAGCTGGACGCTCAAGTTGGTGGCCTTGGATGGTTCTCGGGATCCAGCATGATGCAGTTGATACTCAATTACTCCGACAGGGCATTGGAGTACGGTCTGAGGCCGCTACCCGAGGCCAGGGCCTTCATACCTAAGATGGAAATGCTGAGCCCGCTACTCTTCTGA
- a CDS encoding TIGR00269 family protein: MRICDVCRSKEAIYTNHLIGASLCTDCLMNSIRRRAWSVLRSELQQDDRIMVAHSGGKDSSLALLLTKEFSDRAKELGTRIVSVTVDEGTLYRRASVELAKRLAERLGVNHITVQMSEVLGFSIEDLRSAIPKDWKRNACTYCGVLRRQIINAVARESGATVVVTGHNLDDLIQTSLMNLIRGDLNAFAKVMRHERKYEEGLVPRVRPLKYVYEREIASLVVALGIPAHLGKCPMAQGMRIGVRREIDRIEDSEPGAKLRALRFLERISSKIEIGVTVGRCSICGEPTTSDTCKACQFREEASLLMGMKEKISIRLDPIRRVAGSAFPS; this comes from the coding sequence ATGAGGATCTGTGATGTTTGCAGATCCAAGGAGGCTATATACACGAATCACCTGATAGGGGCCTCCCTCTGCACGGACTGCCTCATGAACTCGATAAGGAGGAGGGCCTGGTCCGTCCTTAGGAGCGAGCTTCAGCAGGACGATAGGATCATGGTGGCGCACTCGGGGGGAAAGGACAGCTCACTCGCCCTCCTTTTAACTAAGGAGTTCTCAGACAGGGCTAAGGAATTAGGGACAAGGATTGTCTCAGTAACCGTGGATGAGGGGACCCTCTACAGGAGGGCCTCAGTGGAGCTGGCGAAGAGGTTGGCTGAGAGACTCGGGGTCAATCACATAACCGTTCAGATGAGCGAGGTCCTAGGCTTCTCCATCGAGGACCTGAGGTCGGCCATACCCAAGGATTGGAAGAGGAACGCCTGCACGTACTGCGGAGTGCTTAGAAGACAGATAATAAACGCTGTGGCCAGGGAGAGTGGAGCCACTGTTGTCGTCACGGGTCATAATCTGGATGACCTGATCCAGACCTCCCTGATGAACCTAATCAGGGGGGATCTGAACGCGTTCGCGAAGGTGATGAGGCATGAGAGGAAGTATGAGGAGGGGCTTGTTCCGAGGGTCAGACCCCTTAAGTACGTTTATGAGAGGGAAATAGCCAGCCTGGTGGTGGCTCTTGGGATACCAGCCCACCTGGGGAAGTGCCCCATGGCCCAAGGGATGAGGATAGGGGTTAGGAGGGAAATAGATCGTATCGAGGACTCGGAACCAGGAGCGAAACTGAGAGCCCTCAGGTTCCTTGAGAGGATCTCCTCCAAAATTGAAATCGGTGTTACAGTGGGTAGGTGCTCCATCTGCGGCGAACCCACGACATCAGATACCTGCAAGGCCTGCCAGTTCAGGGAGGAGGCCTCCCTTCTCATGGGGATGAAGGAGAAGATAAGCATCAGGCTGGATCCAATCAGAAGAGTAGCGGGCTCAGCATTTCCATCTTAG
- a CDS encoding N-acetyltransferase has translation MYISKKASVDGVIFEGEATVLGPTVIGRGSIVGLYSVIGYPILRKLRESGAGLEVYDDISEGARIGERCLIRSNSVVYERVIMGNDVHTGHFVLIREDSWIGDGTLIGTSSVIDGKVRIGSGVSIQSGVYIPPMSLIGNRVFLAPFVVITNDKYPPSRRLLGVVVEDEAVIGANSVLVSGVRIGEGAVVAAGAVVTRDVPPGKVVMGAPARIVGTRDEYERKKRDYEGTQTSSIPP, from the coding sequence ATGTACATATCTAAAAAGGCATCAGTTGATGGGGTCATCTTCGAGGGCGAGGCCACCGTGCTGGGGCCCACGGTCATAGGCAGGGGGAGCATAGTGGGCCTCTACTCCGTGATAGGCTATCCCATCCTGAGGAAGCTGAGGGAATCGGGAGCCGGTCTGGAAGTGTATGACGATATAAGCGAGGGGGCTAGGATAGGGGAGAGGTGTCTCATAAGGAGCAACTCGGTCGTTTACGAGAGGGTCATCATGGGTAACGATGTTCACACGGGTCATTTCGTCCTCATAAGGGAGGACTCCTGGATCGGCGATGGTACTCTTATAGGCACTAGCTCCGTGATAGATGGGAAGGTCAGGATAGGGAGCGGTGTGAGCATACAGAGCGGGGTCTACATACCCCCGATGAGCCTCATAGGGAATAGGGTCTTCCTAGCGCCCTTCGTTGTGATCACCAATGATAAGTACCCGCCAAGTAGGAGGCTACTGGGAGTCGTGGTTGAGGACGAAGCGGTCATAGGAGCCAACTCCGTGCTGGTGTCTGGAGTGAGGATAGGCGAGGGTGCCGTTGTGGCGGCAGGCGCCGTCGTGACGAGGGACGTCCCCCCGGGTAAGGTGGTGATGGGGGCACCTGCTAGGATCGTCGGAACTAGGGATGAGTATGAGAGGAAGAAGAGGGATTACGAGGGAACTCAGACGTCCTCTATTCCTCCTTGA
- a CDS encoding DNA repair and recombination protein RadA yields MPRRKVREEEIDEEEGELGEVDEEYYEPEAEYDEGHDLTELEGVGPATARRLREAGFTSIESIAMSTPAELAVYAGISESVAQKIIQAARNRLNIDVMSAYDFYQQRKAVQRITTGSKALDELLGGGVETQSITEIYGPYGSGKTQFCHQMAVTVQLSEEKGGLGRGALYIDTEGTFRPERILQIAERFGMDPESTLRNILYARAFTSDHQMIVTERAEPLIKERDIGLIIVDSLISHFRGEYVGRETLAERQQKLNKYLHKLLRLSLGYNLAVIVTNQVVADPGAFFGDPNKPAGGHVLGHGVTARLYIKRGKKDRRVVKLVKSPYLPEGTVEIAITQGGIEDV; encoded by the coding sequence ATCCCGAGGAGGAAGGTTCGTGAGGAGGAGATCGATGAGGAGGAGGGGGAGCTGGGGGAGGTCGATGAGGAATACTATGAACCCGAGGCCGAATACGATGAGGGACATGATCTGACGGAGCTCGAAGGGGTAGGCCCCGCCACGGCCAGGAGACTCAGAGAAGCGGGATTCACGAGCATCGAGTCGATAGCCATGTCCACGCCCGCTGAGCTAGCTGTTTACGCAGGCATAAGCGAATCAGTGGCCCAGAAGATCATACAAGCTGCTAGGAACAGGCTTAACATAGATGTGATGTCTGCATACGATTTCTACCAGCAGAGAAAGGCAGTTCAGAGGATAACGACCGGATCAAAGGCCCTTGATGAGCTGCTGGGAGGGGGTGTGGAGACCCAGTCTATAACAGAGATTTACGGTCCCTACGGATCCGGTAAGACCCAATTCTGCCATCAGATGGCTGTTACAGTCCAGTTGAGTGAGGAGAAGGGTGGTTTAGGAAGGGGAGCTCTCTACATAGATACGGAAGGTACCTTCAGACCCGAGAGGATTCTTCAGATAGCTGAGAGGTTTGGGATGGATCCGGAGTCAACATTGAGGAATATATTATACGCCAGGGCCTTCACCAGCGATCACCAGATGATAGTGACTGAGAGAGCTGAGCCACTCATAAAGGAGAGGGACATAGGGCTCATAATAGTGGACTCCCTGATAAGCCACTTCAGGGGTGAGTACGTGGGCAGGGAGACCCTCGCGGAGAGGCAGCAGAAGCTCAACAAGTACCTCCACAAGCTGCTCAGGCTATCGCTGGGATACAACTTGGCGGTGATAGTTACCAATCAGGTGGTAGCTGATCCCGGGGCCTTCTTCGGCGACCCGAACAAGCCCGCTGGAGGGCACGTCCTGGGTCACGGTGTCACGGCCAGGCTCTACATAAAGAGGGGGAAGAAGGACAGGAGGGTTGTCAAGTTGGTCAAGAGTCCCTATCTACCCGAAGGGACCGTAGAGATCGCGATAACTCAAGGAGGAATAGAGGACGTCTGA
- a CDS encoding ribose-phosphate pyrophosphokinase (catalyzes the formation of 5-phospho-alpha-D-ribose 1-phosphate from D-ribose 5-phosphate and ATP): MLVVGPQDDFNVALSRELGVRLVPVERRVFPDGEVCPRVMGRVDGESILLSMRMSAGNCRPNDYLMEVLLTLRNLKEHMKAGRVIVLMPYFPYSRQDSIFREGEPLSSKYVINLLEESGADSIVTVTAHLHRLRDLRGLSIRADFLNLSGFKPLAEELRRLPLKDPFILGPDTESINWARELAEYYGAAEYDSLEKERDVSTGEIRTFVKSLDLEGRDVIVVDDIVSTGGTMANALTAARRMGARYLVASFVHPVLVPGSLERILRAGADILVATDTIEWAGSRASVVPVIAEALRSGGLT, from the coding sequence ATGCTAGTGGTCGGACCTCAGGACGATTTCAACGTAGCACTCTCCAGGGAGCTTGGGGTGAGGCTGGTCCCCGTGGAGAGGAGGGTCTTCCCGGATGGGGAGGTCTGCCCCAGGGTCATGGGGAGGGTGGATGGTGAGAGCATCTTGCTCTCCATGAGGATGAGCGCCGGCAATTGTAGACCAAACGATTACCTGATGGAGGTGCTCCTCACACTCAGGAACCTGAAGGAGCACATGAAGGCGGGTCGCGTGATCGTCTTGATGCCGTACTTCCCCTACTCAAGGCAGGATAGCATATTCAGGGAGGGAGAGCCCCTCTCCTCAAAGTACGTGATCAATCTCCTCGAGGAATCAGGGGCTGACAGCATAGTGACTGTTACAGCCCACCTCCACAGGCTGAGGGATCTGAGGGGGTTGTCCATCAGGGCCGATTTCCTTAATCTGAGCGGGTTCAAGCCCTTGGCTGAGGAGCTCAGGAGGCTCCCTCTCAAGGACCCCTTCATCCTAGGCCCGGACACCGAGAGCATAAACTGGGCCAGGGAGTTAGCTGAGTACTATGGGGCGGCTGAATACGACTCCCTAGAGAAGGAGAGAGATGTAAGCACCGGCGAGATAAGGACCTTCGTCAAGAGCTTAGATCTGGAGGGAAGAGACGTCATAGTGGTCGATGACATCGTCTCAACGGGCGGAACTATGGCGAATGCCCTCACGGCGGCTAGGAGGATGGGCGCGAGATATCTAGTTGCGTCCTTCGTCCACCCCGTGCTCGTCCCTGGCTCTCTAGAGAGGATACTGAGGGCGGGGGCCGACATTTTGGTGGCAACTGACACCATAGAGTGGGCGGGATCCAGGGCCAGCGTCGTCCCGGTGATAGCGGAGGCTTTAAGGTCGGGTGGTCTCACTTGA
- the tmk gene encoding dTMP kinase: MLVAFEGIDGAGKTTQSKRLFAKLMELGMRAVWSKEPSDGEIGRLIRGALRGEVELDQRTLALLFAADRIENMRRLAEDGIIIIVDRCVLSSLAYQGVFVPFEWILEINRWAKLPDVIFYLDLSPEVAVKRAPEGSVYHTVSFLRQVRENYIKLIGEEPWKSRTYMIDASREEGVVFDEILNIFLGRLREENEVRGSGQCER; encoded by the coding sequence ATGCTGGTCGCATTCGAGGGGATAGATGGTGCCGGTAAGACCACTCAGAGCAAGAGGCTATTCGCTAAGCTGATGGAGCTGGGAATGAGGGCTGTGTGGAGCAAGGAACCCTCGGATGGGGAGATAGGCAGGTTGATCAGGGGTGCCCTCAGGGGAGAGGTGGAGCTGGATCAGAGAACCCTGGCCCTCCTATTCGCCGCTGACAGGATAGAAAACATGAGGAGGTTGGCTGAGGATGGAATAATAATCATAGTTGATAGGTGCGTTCTCTCATCTCTAGCCTACCAAGGGGTCTTCGTGCCATTCGAGTGGATCCTAGAGATAAACAGGTGGGCCAAGCTGCCCGACGTCATCTTCTACTTGGACCTGAGCCCTGAGGTGGCTGTAAAGAGGGCACCGGAGGGAAGCGTGTACCACACGGTGAGCTTCCTCAGGCAGGTGAGGGAGAATTACATCAAGCTCATCGGAGAGGAGCCCTGGAAGTCAAGAACCTACATGATAGATGCGAGCAGGGAAGAGGGAGTCGTCTTCGATGAAATCCTTAATATATTCCTCGGGAGGCTGAGGGAGGAAAATGAGGTTCGTGGCAGTGGGCAATGCGAACGTTGA